CTGAGTCCTCCCCATATCTAAATTACTTCTTCCCttacatttttgtatttttttttctatcttttcAAACTTTTTGATTCTGAGAGCCTTTTATAGAGCAAGCAATTTGATAAGCCTCCAAACAAATCAACGACACAttgaaatattacaaaataaaaactattatatGCAACAGACAAAATACATGTACACAACACATTAAAAATCAACTTCCACCTTGAAACTTAAAACTCCATATATTTGTTTTTAAACTATAAACCAGTGAACCTATAGATAAACCCTTGATACAAAGAACTCATTTAAGATTAAAGTCAATTTATATATTACATACTAGAAAGCCAACTCATTGAAGAAAATGATTTTGATTACTGTTTATTCTAGAAGTTTGTCCCTATGAAGAAAAACCCTAATTTCTTACTGCACCTGAAATGCACCACTTCTAACTTGATTTTTAGAATTTCGATCTTTGTGAAGAAAAGctaaaaagagaggagagagagagagagagagagagagagagagagagagagaatggaggaGTATCAAGAGAGTCGAGCGAAGTGGAATTATTACTTTAGATTAGAATTAATATTCCTCTATCTTTTATAATGAATCCCTCATTTCGCTTTGAGTGGAAatgaataattttaaaaaaatgaatatttttattttaaaaaatataattaaatgtgaaaagaaaataaaatgttgGAATGGCAACGCAGCGTCATATTGGACAAATTGGTTAATGGATTGCGTATTGCACTAATTGTAGAAAATGACGAGCGCTTCCAACCGACTTCAAACGACGCCGTACTCTGCCACGGGTAGTTCAAACGCGTCGTTTTCCCATGAAAATCAGACGGCGTCAATTGCTTTCACCTTGTCCGCATCAACTCCTCGTCCGTATCAAATCCGCCTTCTCCAgatcactctccctctctctctctctctctctctccccctctccctctccctctccagACTCCGTCTCCATGGAAGCTCAACCCACCACAATTGTTCCTgctgaaaaccctaaaaccaccgTTGCTTTATCAAAGCCCAAAGACAGAGACTTCTTAAACCATCTCGAAGCTTACCTCGCCAAGAGAGAGGGCGTTGACAAGCTCCTCAAGATTTCCAGGTACGCCTCCAAGATCATCCTCTCTTCCTCTGTTCTTCCCGAAACCCTAACTCTTACTCGCCGTCTCAAGAGCTTCGAATCAAGCGTCGGCGTGAGCCGAAAGGCCTTCAGGCTCGGCAAGTTCGTTCAAGACGTGAACGCTCTCAGGAACTCATGCTTCGATTCGAGACAGCAACTTCTCCTATCCATTGTTGCCTACGGAGGGGAGGGCTTGTATTACTTTGTCGAGCAATTCGTGTGGTTGGCCAAATCGGGTTTGATCGATACTAAACACTCACGTAATTTGCAGAAGATCAGTGCTTGGGCGGAGTTCGTTGGGTATTTGGGCAGCATTTCATTGAAAATTGGGGATTTGAGGAAGATTGTTGACGACGAGGCTTGTCTGGTGTCGACTATAGAGATTGCGACGTCGAGAGGACTCAAGCATGACGAGGAATCGAAACGGCTTCAAAAGCTGAAGGAAAAAATGTTGTTGAAGAAACTATCAATTGTTCAGGATGTCGCCGATGGGTTCATGGCGTTGGCGGATATTCGCGACGGAAAAGGGCGGCTTTCGGGGCCGTTTCTGATGTCATGTGCTGGACTTCTATCAGCTCTTATTAGTACTCATAAGAATTGGCTGTCTTGCTGACTCTGCTCATCATTTGAGGAGGTATGCGCATTGGATACTTACTTATTGCTTGTTGAATTATGAATTTGACCACACAGTGATGTATAATTTATCTGCAAAATTGGTTGGAAAATGCAGAGGGATACTGTCATTTTTTTAAAGGGTATTCAGAAATTGCGAACCCATGAAGCTCCTTGGGTTCTTCTGGTTAAACATGTATTCTCCTGAATAAAAGAGCATCTTTtactatgaaaaaaaaatgttatccAGCTTTTAAAATATTCATTTATTGTTTCGGTGGGCATCTAAATCACTAGCCTTGAATTTGTAAAGAATTGGGGACTCCATGGGCGTGCTCGGAgcatcaacttgacccaaaataTTAAGCCTCAAGAATCTCCTTACTTGTGATTTCCAATTACGGCTCCTTTTTCACGCGCCTACGTCCATAGGTAACAGATGCATGTACACTTGAACCCAATTCAAACTCTTCTCCTTGAGGTTAGGGAGTCAATGCATGGACTTAATATACATTGATGGATGAGCACCAACTTCATCcaaaaactttaagtttattaaATTTTGCTCCCAACCAAATATGTAAGCACTCATCATCCATTATTTCAAAGTCAGACAATAACTTGGCCCCCTCCCCGAACACACTGTGCTTTCCAAAGAGCAACTTTTCTTACCCTAATTCTTAACAATGGTTTTGATTAAGCCACACTTTCTCAACTTCCGATTGTTTTCAGAGGGTAGGATTGCCAGACATTTGTCACATTTCTAGACTTTATAGGCTTTTCGTTACAGTTTTGTACTGTTTCTATGGAAAATGGGGGTTATAGTTATAAATATAAAGCAATTTTTTACCGTCTAAAGTTATATGCCTTCAGAAGAGTTGTAAAGAAGGATGAGATTAGTCCTCTGTGAGGGGTGACAAACATATTATTTTGAACACAGAGATAAATAAGCCATTGCCAATGCAGGAAATACTAGTCCTAAACCCAAGAAGCGAGGGTAACTTGAAAGGATGTTTTGTAGCATGCAGGGCTAAACGTCTGTCTTGAATTAATGCTCTGCTGGACAGGTCCTTATTTGTCTATAACAATTTCTTACTCCAGAGTCTGGAATTGAAACAAACAGGGTTGCCCTCATGAGCTTGAACAGGACTTATAATTTCCTTTTGTAATtgctgaattttttctttttttctatatatatatatttattatcaaGTTAGAATGACTCTGTCTAATACTTTCTTCTACACAAATGCTTTGCCCAAACTCCTAATTTGTTAATTGAGTCTTTTACTGATACTTCGAATGCTGCGGAGTGTTTATTGGATTTGAGCAGTGAGAAATAATCCGTTTTGTACGAGGTTCCCACCCTCCATAAATGGGGTTATTCTCTTTGTTTCTTACATCATGGCTTTTTGACATTTTAATCATGTgaatacttaattttttttttttattaacatggaataccttaaaaaaaaaaaaacgaggcTCTCGAAGTGGCTGTCCTCCCAATTTGTTCATTTCAGTTTATTTTGCACTAATTGAGATGGCTAACAAATTACATGCTGGATTTTAGAACTCCTTAAGAGGCTCTCGTTGTTTACATTGTACAGAAAGAATAGCGGAGCATGATATCATTTTTAAGATTCGGTTGAGCAATTTGCAACTTGGCTATTATGCTTATATGGTgcattttgttatatatatactgTTATTTTTGTACTATATTACTAAGTTATAGTAGGAGATGCATTATTCGTtgcttctgacctcctgaacccttatttagaaaatgaagaaaatggaATTGGATCAAATGTCTGCTAGGTAAGCATCCTGTTATAAGAGGAATAGTTATGAACTTTATAGACCCATCCTCATGTGGGTGGGGAGGGGAGGGCTCCAATTGATAGGGAAAAAACTTAAAACGTCATCTTTGCAGGCAGAGGAAGAAGTAGGAAGGAAGGGAAATAGATGTAGTGATAATTTGGTTCTTTGTCTTGAACAAAACAAGAGAAAAAATAGAAGTAATTCAAATGAAAAACTACGGGCCTGTCAGGTTGAGATTGTTGTTTGAAATTCAAAGCTTAATTCTTATGATCTCATGCAAACTGTTGCTGCAATCTGCTAGCAGGTGCTCCAATAGTTTAAGCTTTTGAGGAGTGTGGAAGGGTTTGAGACAATGAATGTGGTGACCTGCCATCGTGCTACTTAAACTGAGTGAACCTTccaataaatttgaaaaaatgaaGAGATATTAAACGCCAAAAgctttttgaaataacaaaatgTACAAATTGACAAAGTAAGAATAGTACTTTGGGGTGTGTTAGGAGGGAAGGATTTGTAACTTGATACTTCCCTCGAGATACTACACTACAGCTTTCCCTTGCCccaataaatgaataaaaataaaaaggaaattggTGAATTTatattttgctcataaaaaaaaaatcaatccatGTTATTCAAGTAGTAGTAGAGGTGTGCAGACGGTAGGTTCGGTTAAATTCGATTAATCAATTGAATTAATCGAATTTTTTGATTAACACTAATTCCTAATCGAATCGACCAAATTAGTTGCTGTAATCAAGCCGTACCCGACCGAACTaacttttcgggtaattcggaatttgattgaataaatttaaaattaattataaaaataaaatatgattgcaaTTTTGTTTCTAGTTTATCAATTCTAGCTTTATTGATAAAATGGATATTTTAAGATTaaacatttaagatttaacatatatcatatattaatattattaatttatatttaattattaattaatttgtaattcgggtaattcggttaactgaattaaagATTCCTtatacccaaattgaaaatcaaatattcgAAATTATTCAAATTTAGAACAAAATCGAACTAAACCTATATATTAACTGAGCCGAACTAACCAAACTTTcatgtattgatttatttgtttataGCATTGTCTGTTACAATTTgcattttcaaaatttgtattTTCTTGACTTGTATGcatgtattgatttatttgttttgtttactTATTGTAAACCACATATTGACAGTCAATTCAGTGATTATTTCTTAAATTTAGTATAGCTCTTGAGTTAGTTAATGCTTCATTTGAGTATTCATGTGGTAGGAGAttccaaaaaatacaaaaaaataaaaataaaaataaaaatacaattataGGTATATCACTCTTTATGTGCCTTTGATGCACTTCAGTTGTTCGAGaattttcctttatattttctttttttcttagtctcattttataatctctttggAGTGAATATTCCTAATTAGGATTTTTCATGTTATGTTTGTTGCACCCCaactatttgaaaattttcttatgGTATGTTTTCTTGTTAATTTCATTTTATAATCTCATATTTAGCATTGTTGCTGGAGTGAATTTTTTTCATTGGGTTTTTCCATATCAgtttaaaaaaatgaaatgaattttATTTGGTGGAATTTAATGTTTGTTAGGAAAAAAACTACCACAAAAAAATTGAAcgtaaaaactaaaaaatttatCTTTACCGTCACAATAATGAAGCTAagtgttttattttgtatattGGTTTGTTGGTGAATCTACGATGAATACTTTTATTTTAgatcaatataaaaaataatagatATAGGCATAAACTACTAAAACTAAGCATAATGTGttgtcttttattttgttttttattttttatttgaaaatttatcttccaatatttttctatgttcaGCGTCTGCTTCTATAGTCATGCTTACATAAATTTAGAGAAAAAATACTTATCATATGAAAAAAACAAGTACAACAAATTTTGTTTGCCTTTGATTGTTGCTGATCCACTACCATGTTAGTGTGACATCAActctaaaatttctttttttaaaaaaataaaaataaattcaaattaaaattcttaaaagaaaatttactttaaaatttctctcaaaatttGAGCAATATTGGTTATgaatattgttttcttctttaagGAACATGGAACAACTAAGATTATATTTAAAGCAAATAAACGAACCAAGGAAAATTATTTGTAATGATATTTAGTGATTGCAGACAGCGAATATACtaaaaaatactattgtatttttttttattgtatttcaataAGTTTATATGTTTAACAATACTCTTtgttaataattaaattaatatttttagtaaCTATTGATGATTGAAATAATTTCTTTTGTATTTACTTTAAATttcctatttatttttattaaatgctACTAAtgattaaattaataatataacaatagttgaattaataatttttataaccATGGTTAATAAATGAACTa
The sequence above is a segment of the Malania oleifera isolate guangnan ecotype guangnan chromosome 8, ASM2987363v1, whole genome shotgun sequence genome. Coding sequences within it:
- the LOC131162922 gene encoding peroxisomal membrane protein 11A, whose translation is MEAQPTTIVPAENPKTTVALSKPKDRDFLNHLEAYLAKREGVDKLLKISRYASKIILSSSVLPETLTLTRRLKSFESSVGVSRKAFRLGKFVQDVNALRNSCFDSRQQLLLSIVAYGGEGLYYFVEQFVWLAKSGLIDTKHSRNLQKISAWAEFVGYLGSISLKIGDLRKIVDDEACLVSTIEIATSRGLKHDEESKRLQKLKEKMLLKKLSIVQDVADGFMALADIRDGKGRLSGPFLMSCAGLLSALISTHKNWLSC